The following nucleotide sequence is from Fundulus heteroclitus isolate FHET01 chromosome 24, MU-UCD_Fhet_4.1, whole genome shotgun sequence.
attctacgagttgctcctccgtagtttgactcaaTGTCACGCGTACCGCCTCCATGCTTCTCTCCgctcctatgttttcgtttgagaagacgaagaagaatttccttgtttgcgcatgcgcagtgcaCGAGGTTGGGGGACATCGGCTCGTAGACGCTCGTAActccgcttcaacagcaggacgcgCTCACGATCGCTCACGAGAGCCGACTGAACTTCAAACATgcttgattttcatccgaccaTCCGATTCCTCatcgggaggtggtcgtgagaggcgaatcgcccctcgttaccctCTGTATACTACACAacgcaggacgcacgatcaagctgaaactcggcccggTCCAAAAAATTCTCGGACGACTGAAGAATCagcccaaaaagggcaaaaaactcgtacagtgtacgcccggcttaataTAACACACTTTCAGTCAGAATTCAATCAGATATGatgaaagtaagaaaaaaacatggttaTTTTTATACAGATTAAGAAAACATCTGGTTTGAACTGTAAAACCCcagtaaaacaaatgaaaggTTGAGGCTGTCACATGACAAAATGGAAGAAACAttcaagggtgtgaatactttttcatcCACTGTTTTCAGCTGTGATAATTTGCTTAGAGATCTTGTATCATCTTTCCTCGTTCAGTTATTACTTCCTGTCTAAGTAACATGTTAAAATATCAAGATTAATTAATGTAAACAAACTGAtaacagaaaactttttaacttaCCATTTGCTCTCTTTTTATCGCAACACCCTGTAATAAAGATTAATACATGTTACATATTTAAGATTAGTTATATATGTAAATTGTGCATCGTTTATAGAATATTTAGTAACTTACAAAATCCCTTCCATGAGGGAATATTCCCTGTAATATAAATGGAGACAGCAGTGTTAAATAATTCATATATGTTGTACAGTTCAGGTTTAAACACATAAACAACAGTAATTTCTGGGTCAGATGAGCTAAAAGACACATAAATCAAAACCAGCTCTTTGCTTTTTGAATGAAGTGAAACTCATAAACAGAGAATTGTTCTGCTTTAGGACAAAATCTGCAAGAAACAGATTGACTAAAAAACAAGCTGCAGACATAGATTTGCTTGATTTTATTATCAAAAGGAGGAAGACAGGGAACTTGAAGAGGCGTTATAATAACACAGGAAACTGATGTTTTAATGCATTCTTACCGTTTTTGCGCTTATAATAGAGAATACGTCCAACCACAGCAAGAACCACAGCCACAATCAAGACCACAATTATACCAGCCAGTCCAGCCTCTGCTCCAGGATTCcctgaaatgaaagaaataattattaaaaccaTAAATTGTTCACGGAGCGTACCAGTTTGAGACCATGACAAACACAGCCCAACAGCTGCTGTTCCAGGTATTAATGTTGGATactttgaattgtttttctttatgtagAAGAAAACTAACATTGTGCACACCGTCCCAACcacggtggcagcatcatgctaagTGGAAGCTTTTCCtcagagacagagaagctggtcagagctgatgaaAATATTAGAGGCAGTAAAAGAAAACGGGGCAGATGTTTACCTTTTAATAGGTAAACATACCCCTACatatacaaccagagctacaatgcaatggtttagatcaggggtgtccaaacattTTGGCAAATtggcaagaaaataaaaacaaaaaaaaaacaaattatatatatatatatatatatatatatatatatatatatatatatatatatatatatatatatatatatatatatatatatatatatatatatatatatatatatatatatatatatatatatatataaaataatttacacatCCCTTTCCTACAGAAAGGGATGTATAAATTATTGTAGATCTGAGGATAAAAAAGGGgctttttttcatttgtcttAATAAAAcatggtcatccagtttgcacAATATTTTGGGCTCAATTGAAAAGACTGAATTCTCCTAATTTACCAATATAAGAACAGGATTTGAGTCagtatttcttttaaaacaccttttagtgttttaacaaattaattcaaaacagattttaatgcaccaaagtctgcatttgagtagtCATTGAATAGATGTGGTCCTCTTTACTATGGAACTGAAGAGAACATAAAAAGGctggttattaaaagacaaatgctttgtgttgtacctaacattttcacCTGTAAGATTTTACCTTGTCTGTTATAAATTTGCCCTGATTAAAAATCATTATTGAAATGCAGTCGGAGGGCCGCATATTATCTCCGGGCTGCACGTTGGACAcaactggtttagatcaaagcatagtGGTGTactggaatggcctagtcaaagtccagaccaatcTCCAGATGCACAAAGTTGGGAGACATACCCCAAGAGATCTGGAGATGTCATTTCTTTCCccatgtttcattttaaagctatgttccattttatttccacttcGATTTTGCACCTTGTCGACGtacagagctgtgaaaaagtatttcctcttaaatgtttcagatcatcaatacattttaataccaTTGATAACCAGAGATAATACacaatgcagtttttaaatgattattctATAAAGTGCACCAACCAGgctctatgtggaaaaagtattTACTCCCTTGTTAATTCATGAATTAACTGTAAATTACCAAATTTTTTGGATTCAGTTTTAATATCTTAACTCAGccctgattactgccagacctgtAGGTTCAAGAAACAGTTTAAATGTACCTGTCCAACAACATGAAGTAGACTAAAATATCTCAGACAGCAACACATCACTCCTATATTAAAATAACTTCAAGAATAAATGAGATACATAGTCATTGACAGTCTTAAGAAATTtttaaagccatttctaaggtgTTGGGACTCCAAACAACCACAGTGAGAACAGTTATGCACAATTAGAGAAATGAAGCTGCTACCGACTATTGTGGTGCACTATTctaaggagggaaggaaaactagagacgACAGTCTAGTGTTGCCCATTTAGCgtctttgttgctacatttagcaactttctttcaaaaagcgactagcaactagtgtcgtttttttttctgtgttgatGGTAGGTATGGGCGAttggcttgaaaataaaatctcagattttatcatatcaaatccgattaatcaattttttcccccaccctttggtttcacaaaaacaaattaaagaaatttcaaaaacttgcttttatgtcaggCATTTCATCAGGGAGTGACCTGAATtgaaagtgcaactaaatacaagctttgAAACATGCCggtaaaacaagatggtggaCCTGCcgttataaacaatgaaaataaaacaaaatgtttggtGCTGGTGGGATTACAGAATAAGCTCAGAACAGACTACACTTAACTTGTGTAACTTccaactgatttaaaaaaaacaagggagTAAATTAAAGTCccttgtattatggtaaaaaaaaaaagtgagcttGAATGCTATTCTCTTGAAATCCCAACGAGTGcattagcaaaataaaatccagattttgaaaaagttaatcttaaaaaaaattaatttgtatAAATCGATAAAATTCatttatcacccagccctagttaATGGCAATTACCAATTGTTCTGGAGTCACTGTATTAAGGCAGCAGCGAGAGCTACCATGAGTGCTCCCACTTCCCTTCAGCGCggtctcacaggcacaccacagctgctgctgcctcctccTGAAAGCCCCACATTAGAGGGAGTTTGAGGAAAAGAGGAAAGACAGGAGACCCACGCCACTCCATTTCCAAATTAATCATGCAACACAACTGCCCTAACCCGTTTCTAGCTGAATCATGCAAGCACAAAAGTCTGGTGATCCCGCcgacagtttaaaaaaacactacaggaAACCCTGACAGCTGAACCAATAGAACATAAAGGCCCGTCACACAGTTACCAAAGAACATCTAGGTGATCCTGAGATTTTACTGAGATTTTACCACTAGTATAACTTTTAGGAAGGTGTGTTTAATTTGGTCTAAATCTAACAGCATTTCAGACACAGACCATCATACTGAGAATTAAACATGGTGGGggtggtgtgatggtctggTGCTGCTTTGCTGCCTCTGTTTCTGGAGAACTTCATGTAACTGAGGATTTTGGGGCCATCAGCTTGTGACCCAAAGTCCAAACTCACTTGGGTTTTGAGACAGAACACCAGGAATGTCACCtccaaatgataaaaaaaacaaaataaatgttttagagcggcctagtcaaagtctacaCATAAATATGAGAGAAATGCTGTGCCATGATTTTTAACTGGTTGTTCATCCTGGGACACTGTGTTTAAGTGTTTAAGTTaagataattttaaattaataataatttattaataataatttatgtttattaCCTTGATGAATGCAATCATCAGttgaaaattgtttttgttttttattttttcaggttatctttgataTTAACATTTGTGATTTTCTAACATTACGTTTAGGtgggacaaaaaacaaataaaaggaatATCTTAGAACATACATTTTCACATCATCATCACAGAAAatctcaacataaaaaaatgaatgttgTGGATGCAACGTGACTGAAGCTGGAAAAGCGTGAATAAATGTGTATTCAAGGCACTGAAAGAGAAAGGATAGATGTTTATAACTCACCTCTGCTAAGAGGGTTATCAACTCCAtcactggagctgctgctgacaATGTTTTCCAACTCGCAGATGAAGGAGCTCTCCTTGTTTTCCTGAGAAGCAAATGGAAAACAGCTCTAAACCAGCCCATCAAGTTCTCATCCTGGGTTCTTCTAGGGTTCCTCCTACTCATACCGTTATAATCAGCTCCTTGTTATTGGACAGCACCACCTCTCCAGTTCTCCATTCGTATTTGACAGTTCCAAACTCAGCGCTGACGTTGGCTTCACAGGTGAGATTACAGAGGGTCTTCTCATAGTTGCACTTTACGGACACCGTGGGTTTTGGGACCGGTtctgacagaaacagaaacaggaacagATTACCATCAACATCAATCAGGTTAAAACTCAACAAACCTCAGTCAAAACTGTTAAACTCACTGATAACCTGGAGTTTCAGCTGCGTTTAGAACTTTGTCGTTGATCTCAGGTGTGTAGATGCCGCTGTCCTCTACTTTCAGGTTGCTGATAGTGAAGCTTCCATCTTTTTTATTCAAGCTACATCGATCTGGAAGCAGGAACCACATAAAGAGACAATGAGACAGGGTCcaaattcaggggctgcatccttcaGAGGAGCCGGCCCAAGAAGACCGGATCGGAAAAAAGACAAGCAGACCAGAATTGATCGGCTGTGAGTTCAAGTGATCTAAGCCatcattagcttttttttttattaaccctAACTTTCTGAACAAAGCTTAAAtcactttatttaaaagaaaaataaataaatatatagtctcacagaggggaaatctttgtgtttaacccatccctcatGGAGCAGTGAGTGGACACACTGAGCGGCTCACAGGCAGGAATctttcaaaacagttttttgcaAACGTCTCAGTCAAGTACACTGACCTATCCACTAGGCCAACACACCTTCCTTTATATGTAGAAAACAGTAATAATAAATTAACCAAACATTAACATTAGACGTCATCTGACTGAATTATTCCTGCTTTTAACTCATTGCGGAAAGCTATCAGGAGTTTGAAAGCAACGTGTTAGGAGACAGTCTTTCTGTCTTGGCATAGCGAGCCTCAGCCCGGTCagctgaaagctgctgagcaCGGCTGCTAGCGCAGCGGGAGCGCGCACATTCGAACATGTCAGAGTACTTTTGCGATTAAGCGATTTGTTAATCTCTTAATGAGCAGATATTTCAGGGTTACACAGCTAAATTCTCGGCTTTCTAAACGTTACTTTCATGTCACAGAAAGTGTAATATATCCAACTCCTCTCCACCGTTGCTGCTTCCGTTTGATCAGTTCTCGTCAATCCACAATAAATCATAAGGGTGGGCCACAAAGGATACACCAGACCCATACTTCAAAACCAGGGAAAAGTAGGTTGCATTGGTGGGCTGCATTTAAAGGAGCCTTcaaattcggacagcctttGTCGCATCACTGTGACGTAATCAGCCTTCAAAGGACATAGACCCTGAATATTGACACAGCCGATGCTTCCACTGCAAAacaggaactaaaagtaagtaaagttttcttaaaattagtatattttcccttgatttgagtagctaaataagactatttgccaatgggatgggtatttctacccctaagatgagataattagatatccggcacttaaaataagatgatggagatgaaatgttcttattttaagtgcaagacTCTTATTCCAtgggcaaatagtcttatttaactgctcaaatcaaggaaaaatacactcatttcaagaaaatgttacttacttttagttccatttttgcagtgtgacccAAATCTGCTTCTGTGTCACAAAACTTTATGCTCCGGTCATAAGTTAACTTACCTTTAAAATCTCTGTAACAATCAACATTGCCTGTTCCAAACCACTCCGAGGCGAGGTCCGTATTGTGTTTCCATGTTGCGCTACTGATGGCATTAAAAGGCTGACCAGGATTCAGGACAACGGAGTCACCAACTTTTCTGTAGATTGTATCAGCTATGGATGAAAACGACAAAAATCTTTActgtctgtgattttttttctgtttctgtaacTGTTTCAGTTTTACCCCTTTGTGTTAAATCTACTTTCTAAGTCTAATTACTTTTCGGTTTTTCTTCACACCCCTAAACAAAGCCAAGTCTGCAAGTATTGTCACAAACAGGCTGCTGAATTAACACTCTTAATCTGCTAAATCACAAAaggtaacacatttaaaaaaatctactctttaaaagttcaattcaataaatcactgcattaaatgcatttaaattaagcTATTGAAGCATTTTGTCTAACTAGCTTTAAATCCCCTACAGGTTTTTCCTGGGTCTGTTCTTTCTATGAGAAGGGAGAAGTTTTTCTGCTTACACTAAACATCACCTCCAGGTTCAAAGCCTTAATATATAGTGTTGAACAGAtccattcattttatttcaaactcAAGCAGCAGTAGTAAATCCCAGCTAATGCACAGCTTGAAACAggtacataataataataataataataataataataataataataataataataataataataataataataataataataataatacttaatattaattaataataataatgtcacTGGACTTTAACAGAGGATCCTCTCCTAACCGCTTAATTTAACCGCCATCCttgaaagaagaaataattGCAATAATGGCGAGGGTGCCTTCGCTTTTCGAGCCCCTTTCCTCAGGACATGAGGCAGGCAGGttctgttgatgtttttaaagttaagttaaagACCCACttgttattagttttttttatctgtactgtttttatttgtcttttatcgCAAATATACAAATTATTTATAGGTGACCTGACTGAGGAGGACCAAACTGGTTTCATTGTTGGACGCCAAACACAGGATAACTTCTGGAGGACAATCcatgaaataaacagaatacaaactaataaaaacacatcagcatTGTTAAGTCTCGACTCTAAAAAAAGAGTTTGATTGTTTAAATTGGTACTTTCTGTATTTGATACTAGAATGATTCGGACTTAACAAAGACTCAAttaactttaataaaacaatttaccaGAATCTTACTGCTTAGATAAGAGTTAATGAAAGTTTAAACAGAGAGAATAACATTAGAAAGAGGCATGCACCAAAGATGCTGTCTTTCCCCACTTCTCTTTGCCATATGTATCAAACCACCAGCGCAGGCAATCAGGCAGCGTGAGGAAGAAAAGAGAGTTAATATTAACGATCGGGAGAATAATATACATCTATTTACAGATGATATTATAATATACCTGGCCAGCCCCAATTTAACCTTTACTCCACTAATAAAACTTACAAATAAATTCAGTGAACACTCAGGAAggatataaaataaacataaacaaaacacagatcTTGGCTTTCAATTATTCCCCTTCCCCACAAATCAAGAGAACATATCAATTAAAATGGTAAACAAAGACTATCAATAATCTTTGACAAACAGTCTATTCatgattataaaacaaaatgaacaaattGATCTCCAACTCAGAAGAGACATAGAAAGATGAGTCCACTCTGTCATTAGACCTAAACTCAAGAAtcgaaataattaaaataaacatcctgCCTGGAATTACTTTAATGATCCAGACTTACAGCTGAACTAAATCTAGGAAAGTTTCAGTACTGTAGCAAAACCTGAGAGCTTTAAAAGCTGCCTGTACTCATTACATTATAGAGAAATGGAAAAGGGAACTGAATACTAATATATCGAGGGATGGCACATCATGTGTGAAACACAATACACAACCACAAATACAAGAACTTGAAGGAAGTTTGGGTGGAAAATTTTGGCTCGTCATTTCATTATATCTaaattaaagaacaaacaaaaccgGCCCCCAACACCCCTGCTGGTGCTCATCCAGAGAAAAGAATCAAATCATCTTCTGGGAGGGCCCTAAACTGAACTCATTCTGTGGAAATGtaagcaacaaaataaaatacatcctGGGATATGTTAGACGCAGAGAATGAATCATGGTAAAACATGAGTATTTATCCAAAAATACTGCTGACAAACATGTAAAAGACTAAATACTGAGAAACTACAGTAAGACTGAATCACCTGGTGTAACTCAATGGCTGGAGATTATTAGAGAGGTGTGCACCAATAAAAAGATTATGTATCGCCTCAGAATGAAAGGACATTTTTTGTGACAAAGTGCTAAAAATAGAGACAGGATgatctataaaaataaactgctttACTTTGATGCACCAATGTGGTACCACTGCAACAATGACTCATAGGCTGTGACTCTTCCACTTTTGTTCAGTTCCTCTTTTTCGACTGGAACTCTATAATAAACAATATCTGTATATCCTTAGATGTTTAAAAAATcctcaataaaaaataagagaaaaaaatctagCAAAAGCATTTCTGAACATGTTTGCAGTACTTTTGACACATATATCATTTCAATATTTTGATTTATCTTTTATCCAAACcactgaaaaaagaaacaaaaaatatatagcaAGTTTAAAGGGATGGCCCCAGAATtttgatccattttttttaatttaaatcataGTACCTGCCTAAGAATCCTGGAATACAAGTTTAAAGTATTAGAAAGGTTAGAAATTGCTGCTTTTAACACCTAACATGAAAGCTAAAac
It contains:
- the LOC105923964 gene encoding uncharacterized protein LOC105923964, coding for MVPIMRLFRNLPALFALVCATTGQGVGKDSIFADTIYRKVGDSVVLNPGQPFNAISSATWKHNTDLASEWFGTGNVDCYRDFKDRCSLNKKDGSFTISNLKVEDSGIYTPEINDKVLNAAETPGYQTGPKTHGVRKVQL